In Bacillota bacterium, the following are encoded in one genomic region:
- the tyrS gene encoding tyrosine--tRNA ligase, producing the protein MAAEGAPGTRSDAKEADLDEQVRLLTQGAVAVVSPEELRRKLERAAREGRPLKVKLGLDPTSPDVHLGHTVVLRRLRAFQELGHEVVVIVGDFTARIGDPSGRSETRKPLDEATIEANARTYAEQVFRVLDPGRTRVVHNSAWLAPLDLAAVIRLTGMTTVARILERDDFAKRFRENQPIGLHELLYPLLQGYDSVALEADVELGGTDQTFNLMMAREIQRAFGQEPEVAMTMPVLEGLDGVQKMSKSLGNYVGVTDPPGEMYGKLMSIPDGLVARYLLLCTDVPEAEIRSMERSMRAGRLNPRDVKALMAREIVRLYHGQEAAQAAEAGFLAVFRQRKPPEEVPEVRLAASQLPEGGSDVPHLLAAAGLVTSVSEGRRLVLQGGVRVDGQRVDDADRLWQVHDGLLLQVGRRRFARIRLSGT; encoded by the coding sequence ATGGCAGCAGAGGGTGCTCCCGGAACGCGATCGGACGCCAAGGAAGCCGACCTGGACGAGCAGGTGCGCCTGCTCACCCAGGGAGCGGTGGCGGTGGTCTCCCCGGAGGAGCTCCGCCGGAAGCTGGAGCGGGCGGCGCGGGAGGGACGGCCGCTCAAGGTGAAGCTGGGGCTGGACCCGACCAGCCCCGACGTCCACCTGGGTCACACCGTGGTCCTGCGGAGGCTGCGGGCCTTCCAGGAGCTGGGCCACGAGGTGGTGGTCATCGTCGGCGACTTCACCGCCCGCATCGGCGACCCCAGCGGCCGCTCGGAGACGAGGAAGCCGCTGGACGAGGCGACCATCGAGGCGAACGCGCGGACCTACGCCGAGCAGGTCTTCCGCGTGCTCGACCCGGGCAGGACGCGGGTGGTCCACAACTCCGCCTGGCTGGCGCCGCTCGATCTGGCCGCGGTCATCCGCCTGACCGGCATGACCACCGTCGCCCGTATCCTCGAGCGGGACGACTTCGCCAAGCGCTTCCGGGAGAACCAGCCCATCGGCCTCCACGAGCTGCTCTACCCGCTCCTGCAGGGATACGACTCGGTCGCCCTGGAGGCGGACGTCGAGCTGGGCGGGACGGACCAGACCTTCAACCTGATGATGGCGCGGGAGATCCAGCGCGCCTTCGGCCAGGAGCCGGAGGTGGCGATGACCATGCCCGTGCTGGAGGGGCTGGACGGCGTCCAGAAGATGAGCAAGAGCCTGGGCAACTACGTGGGGGTCACGGACCCGCCCGGCGAGATGTACGGCAAGCTGATGTCCATCCCCGACGGGCTGGTGGCGCGCTACCTCCTCCTCTGCACCGACGTGCCCGAGGCGGAGATCCGGTCCATGGAGCGGTCCATGCGGGCGGGCCGCCTCAACCCGCGCGACGTCAAGGCGCTGATGGCGCGGGAGATCGTCCGCCTCTACCATGGGCAGGAGGCGGCGCAGGCGGCCGAGGCCGGCTTCCTCGCCGTCTTCCGCCAGCGGAAGCCGCCCGAGGAGGTGCCGGAGGTGCGGCTGGCGGCGTCGCAGCTGCCGGAGGGCGGATCGGACGTCCCCCACCTGCTGGCCGCGGCGGGGCTGGTGACCAGCGTCAGCGAGGGCCGGCGGCTGGTCCTCCAGGGCGGCGTCCGTGTCGACGGCCAACGGGTCGACGACGCCGACCGGCTCTGGCAGGTGCACGACGGACTGCTCCTCCAGGTCGGGCGACGCCGGTTCGCGCGCATCCGGCTCTCCGGAACCTGA
- a CDS encoding endonuclease MutS2: MFDKTVLEMLDFPRILEELAACTEFAPAREAARRLEPSADPGAVAARQGWTAEAIRLRGRGGSPARMPALDPRPWLERLRMGATLTGEELFALLSFLRATGRMADWLLAEAASEPHLREEARRLPRLPALEERLERSVGADGGWLDTASPALAALRRRRRELEAALRERLESLARGLAARQVLQEPVVTVRGGRFCLPVRADQRAAVPGIVHDRSATGATLFVEPAVVVELGNRIRMVERQEEEECQRLARQLSGLARRELDLLEAGSEAATRLELLLAAAEMAERQRAALPLLRPGPPAAVLRGARHPLLGERAVPIDLEIGREFDLLVITGPNTGGKTVALKTLGLLVLMAQSGLAVPAGEGSELAPFPSVWVDVGDEQSIEQSLSTFSSHMSRIVRIFRELEPGALVLLDEIGAGTDPREGAALATAIVEELLRRQARVLATTHLGELKTLATRLPRAENASVAFDEETLEPVYRLELGLPGRSHALRIAERLGLPAPLVARARSLLPEEEQDVSELIRHLEEERAELAAQRRRLARLLERQEQLTREAEERLARVREREARFQAEARAEALAIVAEAKREADERLRELRRLAEQATARPESLREAESARQGLNRLRRRVEAVTAGGEEAEAAPARPPRAGEPVWIGSLRAEGRLLEVKGREAVVQVGFLRVNLPLEQLRPLGKGERSARAAEGAGDGAAGSAAAPPSGAGGAGAAVGELGRRKAESVRSEIDLRGLTVDEALERVDKYLDDALLAGLERVRIIHGKGTGALRQAVGEHLRASPWVAELSLAPPEEGGAGVTVVTLRGAKPPRG; the protein is encoded by the coding sequence GTGTTCGACAAGACGGTCTTGGAGATGCTGGACTTCCCCCGCATCCTCGAGGAGCTGGCCGCCTGCACGGAGTTCGCGCCCGCCCGGGAGGCGGCGCGCCGGCTGGAGCCCTCGGCCGACCCGGGGGCGGTGGCCGCGCGGCAGGGCTGGACGGCGGAGGCGATCCGGCTCCGCGGGCGAGGGGGGAGCCCGGCCCGCATGCCGGCGCTGGATCCGCGACCCTGGCTGGAGAGGCTCCGGATGGGTGCGACGCTGACCGGCGAGGAGCTCTTCGCGCTCCTCTCCTTCCTGAGGGCCACGGGGCGGATGGCCGACTGGCTGCTGGCCGAGGCTGCCTCCGAGCCACACCTCCGGGAGGAGGCCCGGCGCCTCCCCCGTCTGCCCGCGCTGGAGGAGCGGCTGGAACGCTCGGTCGGCGCCGACGGCGGCTGGCTGGACACGGCCTCTCCCGCCCTGGCCGCGCTGCGGCGCCGCCGTCGGGAACTGGAGGCGGCGCTCCGGGAGCGGCTGGAGAGCCTCGCCCGCGGGCTGGCCGCCCGCCAGGTGCTCCAGGAGCCGGTGGTCACCGTCCGGGGTGGCCGCTTCTGCCTGCCGGTGCGGGCCGACCAGCGGGCGGCGGTGCCGGGCATCGTCCACGACCGCTCGGCCACCGGCGCCACGCTCTTCGTCGAGCCGGCCGTGGTGGTGGAGCTGGGCAACCGGATCCGCATGGTGGAGCGCCAGGAAGAGGAAGAGTGCCAGCGCCTCGCCCGCCAGCTCTCCGGTCTGGCGCGCCGCGAGCTGGACCTGCTGGAGGCGGGGTCGGAGGCGGCCACCCGGCTCGAGCTCCTGCTGGCGGCGGCCGAGATGGCCGAGCGCCAGCGGGCGGCGCTGCCGCTCCTCCGCCCGGGGCCTCCCGCCGCCGTCTTGCGCGGGGCCCGCCATCCGCTGCTGGGGGAGCGGGCGGTCCCGATCGACCTGGAGATCGGCCGGGAGTTCGATCTCCTGGTGATCACGGGGCCCAACACCGGCGGCAAGACCGTGGCGCTGAAGACGCTGGGGCTCCTGGTCCTGATGGCGCAGAGCGGCCTGGCCGTCCCGGCCGGGGAGGGGAGCGAGCTCGCCCCCTTCCCCTCCGTCTGGGTGGACGTGGGCGACGAGCAGAGCATCGAGCAGAGCCTCAGCACCTTCTCCTCGCACATGAGCCGGATCGTGCGCATCTTCCGCGAGCTGGAGCCGGGCGCCCTGGTCCTGCTGGACGAGATCGGCGCCGGCACCGACCCGAGGGAGGGGGCGGCGCTGGCCACCGCCATCGTGGAAGAGCTCCTCCGCCGCCAGGCACGGGTGCTGGCCACCACCCACCTGGGCGAGCTGAAGACGCTGGCGACGCGCCTGCCCCGCGCGGAGAACGCCAGCGTCGCCTTCGACGAGGAGACGCTGGAGCCCGTCTACCGCCTGGAGCTGGGCCTCCCCGGCCGCTCGCACGCGCTGCGCATCGCCGAGCGGCTCGGCCTCCCCGCCCCGCTGGTGGCGCGCGCCCGCTCCCTCCTCCCCGAGGAGGAGCAGGATGTCAGCGAGCTGATCCGTCACCTCGAGGAAGAGCGGGCCGAGCTGGCCGCCCAGCGCCGGCGGCTGGCGCGGCTTCTGGAGCGGCAGGAGCAGCTGACCCGGGAGGCCGAGGAGCGCCTGGCCAGGGTGCGGGAGCGGGAGGCGCGGTTCCAGGCCGAGGCGCGGGCGGAGGCGCTGGCCATCGTCGCCGAGGCGAAGCGCGAGGCGGACGAGCGCCTGCGCGAGCTGCGCCGGCTGGCCGAGCAGGCGACCGCGCGGCCGGAGAGTCTGCGCGAGGCGGAGAGCGCCCGCCAGGGGCTGAACCGGCTGCGCAGACGCGTCGAGGCGGTCACCGCCGGCGGGGAGGAGGCGGAGGCCGCGCCCGCGCGACCACCCCGGGCGGGCGAGCCGGTCTGGATCGGCTCGCTGCGGGCGGAGGGGCGGCTCCTGGAGGTGAAGGGGCGGGAGGCGGTGGTCCAGGTCGGCTTCCTCCGCGTCAACCTCCCCCTGGAGCAGCTCCGGCCGCTGGGCAAGGGGGAGCGGTCCGCCCGGGCGGCGGAGGGTGCCGGCGACGGCGCCGCGGGGAGCGCGGCGGCCCCGCCTTCCGGCGCGGGGGGCGCCGGGGCGGCGGTCGGCGAGCTGGGCCGGCGCAAGGCCGAGAGCGTCCGGTCCGAGATCGACCTCCGCGGCCTGACCGTGGACGAGGCGCTGGAGCGGGTGGACAAGTACCTGGACGACGCGCTCCTGGCCGGCCTGGAGAGGGTGCGGATCATCCACGGGAAGGGGACGGGGGCGCTCCGCCAGGCGGTGGGCGAGCACCTGCGGGCAAGCCCCTGGGTGGCGGAGCTGAGCCTGGCGCCGCCGGAGGAAGGGGGCGCGGGCGTCACCGTGGTGACGCTCCGCGGGGCGAAGCCCCCTAGGGGGTGA
- the fetB gene encoding iron export ABC transporter permease subunit FetB: MSWISVLVTLVFVAVALVVSYLQRLDLERDLTVGAVRALLQLLAMGYVLEFVFRLASWPLILLVLAAMAGVAVQNAGQRGAGLPQRFLPPGVGIVVAEAVTLALLLLLGLIPGEARYVIPISGMIIGNSMVASGLVLNRLKAEMRGRRGEVLSALALGAPPRLAAAVPLRESVRAGMIPTVDSLKTVGIVQLPGMMTGLLIAGASPLQAVRYQILVMFMLSTSVGVASILTGLLAYRQFFNAAEQLVLPAEAEAAPRGAGRR; the protein is encoded by the coding sequence GTGAGCTGGATCTCGGTCCTGGTGACGCTGGTCTTCGTCGCCGTGGCGCTGGTGGTCTCCTACCTGCAGCGCCTCGACCTGGAGCGGGATCTGACGGTGGGGGCGGTGCGGGCGCTCCTCCAGCTGCTGGCCATGGGCTACGTGCTGGAGTTCGTCTTCCGCCTGGCTTCCTGGCCGCTGATCCTCCTGGTGCTGGCGGCCATGGCGGGGGTGGCGGTCCAGAACGCGGGGCAGCGGGGCGCCGGGCTGCCGCAGCGCTTCCTCCCGCCGGGGGTGGGTATCGTGGTGGCCGAGGCCGTCACCCTCGCCCTCCTGCTGCTCCTCGGTCTGATCCCCGGGGAGGCGCGCTACGTCATCCCCATCAGCGGCATGATCATCGGCAACAGCATGGTGGCCAGCGGCCTCGTCCTCAACCGCCTGAAGGCGGAGATGCGCGGGCGCCGGGGGGAGGTGCTCTCCGCGCTGGCGCTGGGCGCCCCGCCCCGGCTGGCGGCGGCGGTCCCGCTGCGCGAATCGGTCCGGGCGGGTATGATCCCCACGGTCGACTCGCTCAAGACGGTGGGCATCGTCCAGCTGCCGGGGATGATGACGGGGCTGCTCATCGCGGGCGCCAGCCCGCTCCAGGCGGTCCGCTACCAGATCCTGGTCATGTTCATGCTCTCCACCTCGGTGGGGGTCGCCTCGATCCTGACGGGCTTGCTGGCCTACCGGCAGTTCTTCAACGCGGCGGAACAGCTGGTCCTGCCCGCGGAGGCGGAGGCGGCACCCCGGGGGGCGGGACGGCGCTGA
- a CDS encoding PBP1A family penicillin-binding protein translates to MAARHDRGQPRRRLRIGRIIGLLLLVSVVAGLGVGAGLVLAALRSLPELAPTPPSPQMSSIIYDRYGQPVTTIFATQDRTWTHLGDLPRVVPEAFLAVEDRRFYQHHGIDVVRTLGALVHDLRGGSLQGGSTITQQLARNLYAREVGTERTLDRKIREAVTAVALERQYSKQQILEMYLNLIYFGHAAYGIEAASRAYFDVDAKHLTLAQAATLAALPKAPNLYEPIGHPQAALDRRNLVLDEMAEAGFITADQAEEAKRQPLGVHPARRIVQKDYPDPWFVDYVIDQLRQHGYSWKQVYEGGLRIYTTLDPRIDQEAQKIVTDNLRGWYPPARLSRPIQAAAVLMDPQTGEILAMVGGLEHTTSRGNNWAVLPNRPGSAIKPIAVYVPALSQGVTAASVFDDAPVTFPRPGQRAWTPQNFESGQFMGLTTVREAVRRSVNVVAVRVLDAIGVDKGYAMARALGLESLTPQDRTLALALGGLTRGVTPLEMAVAYSTIANGGLRPQPLAIRKVVTADGKVLEENQPSLTRVISPQVAYVMTDILRSVVEDLPANGFISPGHTGGAAKIPGWPTAGKTGTDENYVNAWFAGFTPRLTGIVWVGHEGHLSPLPGNMQGGSSRGPAALFRMVMSAALRGQKPVDFPRPSGLVSVRISAKSGKVAGPLTPDRWARDELFIAGTQPAELDDAFYQAEVCADQPGLLYQPGCACTPVTKLFLRRPPAQAADMSMTAPTASCNGAPAAGSPPPDQGAAGTPPTPPGDASPSGPSDAVDLQITGTGWSPAAFQLKAGLGLLHVRNTTDQEHELVVDGLQLDVKIPAGESTDVPVRIERPGTYTFHCALHPGEQGAITVTP, encoded by the coding sequence ATGGCAGCCCGACACGACCGCGGTCAGCCTCGCCGCCGCCTCCGCATCGGCCGGATCATCGGCCTCCTCCTCCTGGTCTCCGTCGTGGCCGGTCTGGGGGTCGGCGCGGGGCTCGTCCTGGCGGCGCTGCGCAGCCTGCCGGAGCTGGCCCCGACCCCGCCCTCTCCGCAGATGTCGTCCATCATCTACGACCGCTACGGGCAGCCCGTGACCACCATCTTCGCCACCCAGGACCGGACCTGGACCCACCTGGGCGATCTGCCGCGGGTGGTGCCGGAGGCCTTCCTGGCCGTCGAGGATCGGCGCTTCTACCAGCACCACGGCATCGACGTGGTGCGGACGCTGGGAGCGCTGGTCCACGACCTGCGGGGCGGCTCGCTCCAGGGCGGCAGCACCATCACCCAGCAGCTGGCCCGGAACCTGTACGCCCGCGAGGTGGGGACCGAGCGGACGCTGGACCGGAAGATCCGCGAGGCCGTCACGGCGGTGGCGCTGGAGCGCCAGTACTCCAAGCAGCAGATCCTGGAGATGTACCTGAACCTGATCTACTTCGGCCACGCCGCCTACGGGATCGAGGCCGCCTCCCGCGCCTACTTCGACGTGGACGCCAAGCATCTGACGCTCGCCCAGGCGGCGACGCTGGCGGCGCTGCCCAAGGCGCCCAACCTGTACGAGCCGATCGGCCACCCGCAGGCGGCGCTGGACCGGCGGAACCTGGTGCTGGACGAGATGGCGGAGGCGGGCTTCATCACCGCCGACCAGGCGGAGGAGGCGAAGCGCCAGCCGCTGGGCGTCCACCCGGCGCGGCGCATCGTGCAGAAGGACTACCCCGACCCCTGGTTCGTCGACTACGTGATCGACCAGCTCCGCCAGCACGGGTACAGCTGGAAGCAGGTGTACGAGGGCGGCCTGCGCATCTACACCACCCTGGATCCGCGCATCGACCAGGAAGCGCAGAAGATCGTCACCGACAACCTGCGCGGCTGGTACCCTCCCGCCCGCCTCTCGCGCCCGATCCAGGCCGCCGCCGTGCTGATGGACCCCCAGACCGGCGAGATCCTGGCCATGGTGGGCGGCCTCGAGCACACCACCAGCCGCGGCAACAACTGGGCGGTGCTACCGAACCGGCCCGGCTCGGCCATCAAGCCCATCGCCGTCTACGTGCCCGCCCTGAGCCAGGGGGTGACCGCGGCCTCCGTCTTCGACGACGCGCCCGTCACCTTCCCGCGGCCCGGGCAGAGAGCCTGGACTCCGCAGAACTTCGAGAGCGGCCAGTTCATGGGCCTGACCACCGTCCGCGAGGCCGTCCGCCGCTCGGTCAACGTGGTGGCCGTGCGCGTGCTCGACGCCATCGGCGTCGACAAGGGCTACGCCATGGCGCGCGCGCTGGGGCTGGAGTCGCTGACGCCCCAGGACCGGACGCTGGCGCTGGCGCTGGGCGGCCTGACCCGCGGCGTGACGCCGCTCGAGATGGCGGTCGCCTACTCCACCATCGCCAACGGCGGGCTCCGCCCGCAGCCGCTGGCCATCCGGAAGGTGGTCACCGCCGACGGGAAGGTGCTGGAGGAGAACCAGCCCTCGCTGACCCGCGTGATCAGCCCGCAGGTGGCCTACGTCATGACCGACATCCTCCGCTCGGTGGTGGAGGACCTGCCGGCCAACGGCTTCATCTCGCCCGGCCACACCGGCGGCGCGGCCAAGATCCCCGGCTGGCCCACGGCCGGCAAGACGGGGACGGACGAGAACTACGTCAACGCCTGGTTCGCCGGCTTCACGCCCCGGCTGACGGGAATCGTCTGGGTCGGCCACGAGGGGCATCTGAGCCCGCTACCGGGGAACATGCAGGGCGGCTCCTCCCGGGGGCCGGCGGCCCTCTTCCGCATGGTGATGAGCGCGGCGCTCCGCGGCCAGAAGCCGGTGGACTTCCCCCGTCCGAGCGGCCTGGTCAGCGTCCGCATCTCCGCCAAGTCCGGCAAGGTAGCCGGTCCGCTCACCCCGGACCGCTGGGCGCGGGACGAGCTCTTCATCGCCGGGACGCAGCCGGCCGAGCTGGACGACGCCTTCTACCAGGCGGAGGTCTGCGCCGACCAGCCCGGGCTGCTCTACCAACCCGGCTGCGCCTGCACCCCGGTGACCAAGCTCTTTCTCCGCCGGCCGCCGGCCCAGGCGGCCGACATGTCGATGACCGCGCCCACCGCCAGCTGCAACGGCGCGCCGGCAGCGGGCAGCCCGCCGCCGGACCAGGGGGCGGCCGGGACGCCGCCCACGCCGCCGGGTGATGCGTCCCCGTCCGGACCGTCCGACGCCGTCGACCTCCAGATCACCGGCACGGGTTGGTCGCCCGCCGCCTTCCAGCTCAAGGCCGGGCTCGGCCTCCTCCACGTGCGGAACACCACGGACCAGGAGCACGAGCTGGTCGTGGACGGGCTCCAGCTCGACGTCAAGATCCCGGCCGGGGAGAGCACCGACGTGCCGGTCCGGATCGAGAGGCCGGGCACCTACACCTTCCACTGCGCGCTCCACCCGGGCGAGCAGGGCGCGATCACGGTCACCCCCTAG
- a CDS encoding beta-ketoacyl synthase N-terminal-like domain-containing protein — protein MESEATRVVVTGVGAVSALGVGAERLRAGLAGACAAARIEEWDGLGRLPVARVEGFEPERFLPPRVVRNNERFSHLAVAAADLALEEAALDPAALDPWRVGVVGGTTVGGPGELIAGLERVQVSGPRRVGPHTIPRIIPNIAAGLIAEKHGFRGVNTTLTTASGAGLDALGTAFLSLSEGEADVILAGASESSLEPLLLGPLLRTGELSRSGGRPFDARRDGVTAGEGAAWLVLESLAHAEARGARILAEVVGYGRALATGPLLDGPTLADGLARAIRAALDEAGVGPEAVAAVVAHAAGSPRVDRAEAEALHAVFGGALPPVTAPAGALGYTMAASGALQAAVAVLSLAAGELPPTAGWQEADPSLELLPVHDGPHPLGTRPGRPLLLCTAIGLGGPCSALLLAGWS, from the coding sequence GTGGAGTCGGAGGCCACCCGGGTGGTGGTGACCGGCGTCGGCGCCGTCAGCGCGCTGGGAGTGGGTGCGGAGAGGCTCCGCGCCGGCCTGGCGGGCGCATGCGCCGCCGCCCGCATCGAGGAATGGGACGGCCTGGGGCGGCTGCCGGTGGCGAGGGTGGAGGGTTTCGAGCCGGAGCGCTTCCTCCCGCCCCGGGTCGTGCGGAACAACGAGCGCTTCAGCCACCTGGCGGTCGCCGCCGCCGACCTGGCGCTGGAAGAGGCGGCTCTCGACCCGGCGGCGCTGGACCCCTGGCGCGTGGGCGTCGTCGGCGGAACGACGGTGGGCGGCCCGGGCGAGCTGATCGCCGGGCTGGAGCGGGTCCAGGTGAGCGGCCCGCGGCGGGTCGGCCCGCACACGATCCCGCGCATCATCCCCAACATCGCGGCCGGTCTGATCGCGGAGAAGCACGGGTTCCGGGGCGTCAACACCACCCTGACCACCGCCTCGGGGGCGGGTCTGGATGCGCTCGGCACCGCCTTCCTCTCGCTGTCGGAGGGCGAGGCGGACGTGATCCTGGCGGGTGCCAGCGAGTCCTCGCTGGAGCCGCTTCTTCTCGGGCCGCTCCTGCGCACCGGCGAGCTGAGCCGGAGCGGGGGACGGCCGTTCGACGCGCGCCGCGACGGGGTGACGGCCGGCGAGGGCGCCGCCTGGCTGGTCCTGGAGAGCCTGGCGCACGCGGAGGCCCGCGGCGCCCGCATCCTGGCCGAGGTGGTGGGCTACGGGCGGGCGCTGGCGACGGGCCCGCTGCTGGACGGCCCGACGCTGGCCGACGGCCTGGCGCGGGCGATCCGCGCCGCCCTCGACGAGGCCGGCGTGGGCCCGGAGGCGGTGGCGGCGGTGGTCGCTCACGCCGCCGGCTCGCCGCGGGTCGACCGGGCGGAGGCGGAGGCGTTGCACGCCGTCTTCGGCGGGGCGCTGCCGCCGGTGACGGCGCCCGCGGGGGCGCTGGGCTACACCATGGCCGCCAGCGGCGCCCTCCAGGCGGCGGTCGCCGTCCTCAGCCTGGCCGCCGGGGAGCTCCCCCCCACGGCCGGCTGGCAGGAAGCCGACCCGTCGCTGGAGCTCCTCCCGGTCCATGACGGCCCGCATCCGTTGGGCACGCGGCCGGGCCGGCCTCTCCTCCTCTGCACCGCCATCGGCCTGGGCGGCCCGTGCAGCGCCCTCCTGCTGGCGGGGTGGTCCTGA
- a CDS encoding polysaccharide deacetylase family protein encodes MIFDARSFRRLLRVAAHLAAALLLFGLLWAFLHDAPIGPASRSSTGPLDQPFRTVRPGVMLADREVSGWTERELRRWLDQLSRQLSSQPEDARIDPVTRGRVPGLAGLRLDVAATVEAALRAPDGARVSPVYRLQPPRVHLDDLPPAPIYQGNPQRRAVSLLVNVAWGNEYLPPILEALQGAGVQASFFLVGSWAEKNARLAQAIADAGQEIDSHGWQTVEYEHLGEAEVARQVVQADRVILAVTGRRPLYFSPHRGVVTPAVLDQALAAGHQVILWSVDTVDWQHPSPEAILERVEQKLHPGALVLMHPTAETARALPELIRRIEAHGYQILPLARLLSEDPLAQPKPSQSR; translated from the coding sequence GTGATCTTCGACGCGAGGAGCTTCCGGCGACTCCTGCGCGTGGCGGCGCACCTGGCCGCCGCCCTGCTGCTCTTCGGCCTCCTCTGGGCCTTCCTCCACGACGCGCCGATCGGCCCCGCCTCCCGCTCCTCCACGGGACCGCTGGACCAGCCCTTCCGCACCGTCCGCCCCGGCGTCATGCTGGCCGACCGCGAGGTGAGCGGGTGGACCGAGCGGGAGTTGCGCCGCTGGCTCGACCAGCTGTCCCGCCAGCTCTCCTCGCAGCCCGAGGACGCCCGCATCGACCCGGTCACGCGAGGAAGGGTCCCCGGCCTGGCCGGCCTCCGCCTCGACGTGGCCGCCACCGTAGAGGCGGCGCTGCGCGCTCCCGACGGAGCCCGCGTCAGCCCCGTCTACCGGCTCCAGCCGCCCCGCGTCCACCTCGACGACCTGCCGCCGGCGCCCATCTACCAGGGGAACCCCCAGCGGCGCGCGGTCTCCCTGCTGGTCAACGTCGCCTGGGGGAACGAGTACCTGCCGCCCATCCTGGAGGCGCTGCAGGGGGCGGGCGTTCAGGCGAGCTTCTTCCTGGTGGGCAGCTGGGCCGAGAAGAACGCCCGCCTGGCGCAGGCCATCGCCGACGCCGGGCAGGAGATCGACTCCCACGGTTGGCAGACGGTGGAGTACGAGCACCTGGGCGAGGCGGAGGTGGCCCGCCAGGTGGTCCAGGCCGACCGGGTCATCCTGGCGGTGACGGGAAGGCGACCGCTCTACTTCAGCCCCCACCGGGGAGTGGTCACCCCGGCCGTCCTGGACCAGGCGCTGGCCGCCGGGCACCAGGTGATCCTCTGGTCCGTCGACACCGTCGACTGGCAGCATCCCTCCCCGGAGGCGATCCTGGAGCGGGTCGAGCAGAAGCTGCACCCCGGCGCGCTCGTCCTGATGCACCCCACCGCCGAGACGGCCCGCGCGCTTCCCGAGCTGATCCGGCGGATCGAGGCGCACGGATACCAGATTCTCCCTCTCGCCCGGCTTCTCTCCGAAGATCCCCTGGCCCAGCCCAAGCCGTCGCAATCCAGGTAG
- a CDS encoding phosphate ABC transporter ATP-binding protein, with product MVLTAHLELEDVWVASPEGGWILRGIRLDFPERALTVLIGPSGAGKSTLLSLLDRLRDPDRGRVLLDGRDVRQLPVRELRRRVGLVLQRPCLFAGTVAENVRFGPSARGEAGPAVEELLAQVALPPEAAGRRVDGLSGGEQQRVALARALANRPEVLLLDEPTASLDPGATLHVEETVRRLVDGTGLTVVWVSHDLAQARRVADHVALLVAGELVERGEARAFFAEPVTETGRRFLTGAPPGRAETEETPA from the coding sequence GTGGTCCTGACGGCGCACCTGGAGCTGGAGGATGTCTGGGTCGCGTCGCCCGAGGGCGGCTGGATCCTGCGCGGAATCCGGCTCGACTTCCCGGAGCGCGCCCTGACCGTCCTGATCGGGCCGTCCGGCGCCGGCAAGAGCACCCTTCTCTCGCTGCTCGACCGGCTGCGGGACCCCGACCGCGGCCGGGTCCTTCTGGACGGTCGGGACGTGCGCCAGCTGCCCGTCCGCGAGCTGCGCCGGAGGGTCGGCCTGGTGCTCCAGCGGCCCTGCCTCTTCGCCGGCACGGTGGCGGAGAACGTCCGCTTCGGCCCGTCCGCCCGCGGCGAGGCCGGCCCGGCGGTGGAGGAGCTGCTGGCCCAGGTGGCGCTGCCACCGGAGGCGGCGGGCCGGCGCGTGGACGGGCTCTCCGGCGGCGAGCAGCAGCGGGTGGCGCTGGCCCGGGCGCTGGCCAACCGGCCGGAGGTGCTCCTCCTGGACGAGCCGACCGCGTCGCTCGACCCCGGCGCCACGCTCCACGTGGAGGAGACGGTCCGGCGGCTGGTGGACGGGACGGGGCTGACCGTCGTCTGGGTCAGCCACGATCTGGCCCAGGCGCGGCGGGTGGCCGACCACGTGGCGCTGCTGGTGGCCGGGGAGCTGGTGGAGAGGGGGGAGGCGCGGGCGTTCTTCGCCGAGCCGGTCACCGAGACGGGGCGCCGCTTCCTGACCGGGGCACCGCCCGGGAGAGCCGAGACGGAGGAGACGCCGGCGTGA